tcccctctgtccccagggctgggccccctctgtccccagggctgagtcctctctgtccccaggcctctgtcccctctgtccccagggctgtccccgctgtccccagggctgtccccgctgtccccaggcctctgtcccctctgtccccaggcctgtcccctctgtccccaggcctctgtcccctctgtccccaggcctgtcccctctgtccccaggcctgtcccctctgtccccaggcctgtcccccctgtccccagagccccggGACAGGGCCTGCTCCTGGTGGGAACCCTTGGGGTGCAGGGAAGGCTTTtgaggaaatgggaaaagggaaattgGGGTGGAAGGCTCGGGTTGGAGCTCTGGATCTGCCCCtgtcaccccaggacagggacggggacagggacggggacagggacaggaccgAGGGGCTTTGGGCATCCCTGGGGGATCCCCAGTGGGAAttggggagcctgggctggggaggggctcaggggctgGACCCACAGCCCGGCAGGGCCTCggggggctggaaggggctcgGCCGGAGGGGAAGGGTCCCAAAATTCCCCCGGGAAGAGGAGCCAGGGtcacaccagggctggcagggtccATAGTGCAAACTGGGCAGGAGGGACCCCCGGGCACTGCCCACGCCCCGACCCCGCTCTGCCCTCGCTGGGGGGCTCCAGACATTCCTTGGGGGGCTCCAGACATTCCTTGGGGGGCTGCAGACGTTCCTTGGGAGACTCCAAATCTTCCTTGGGATGCCCCAAACCTTCCCCAGAAGGCTCCAAACTTTCCTGGGGGAGCTCCAAATCTTCTTTGGGGGCGCTCCATGTCTTCCTTGGGATGTCCCAAACCTTCCTTGGGATGTCCCAAACCTTCCTTGGGATgtcccaaacctccctggggatgctcccGAGCTCCAGCCCGTCCCTGCCGCTCTGTCCCCGTGCCCAGCAGGGCGAGGGGAGCCAGGGAAGCTCTGGGGAGGGCACGGAGATCCCAGCCCATGGAGCAAACCCCGGGATGCTCCTCCCGGGCTCTGGAGCCGTGCCCAGGGTGGTCCCAGCGTCCATCCCAGcgtccatcccagtgtccagcccttcctgctgagGAGGGTCCTGGGGTTGGGGGTCAGCGCcgcagggctgggggggtttCACCCCCTCGAGGGGTCCCAAAGCTGGGGGGGCCCTGGGCACGGTCCAGGCCCGGGGCTCTCCGTGGTCCTGTCCCGTTGGAGGTGGGAATGTCCCTTCCAGGAGTCCAGGCCTGCCCAGGGCCTCGGGAGCGGGGGGAGCAAACGGGATCGGGACCTCCGGGGGCTCCGGCCACGCCGGGGACTGTCCCCAAGTGTCACTGGCTCatgggctcctcctgctccatggGCTCCTCCTGCGCCCTGCAGGGAACCGGACACGTCAGGGCCACATCCcgctcctgcagggacactgacacagggaggggacaggaggggacaggaggggacaggaggggaccCTCTGGCAGGGCTGACAGCCCCCACCCCCAGGCAGGAGGGTCTTGTTGGATTTCCATTTGGGAagggcccagcacagggatcccagcagggtttggttGGGTTTCCATTTGGGATGAGCCCAGCACGGggctcccagcagggtttggttgggttttccATTTGGGATGGGCCCAGGACGGGGttcccagcagggtttggttGGGTTTCCTTTGGGATGAGCCCAGCACGGggctcccagcagggtttggttGGTTTCCTTTGGGATGGGCCCAACAGGGGCTCCAGCGGATTGGTTGGGTTCCATTGGAAGGGCCAGCACGGGGttcccagcagggtttggttGGGTTTCCTTTGGGAtgggcccagcacagggatcccagcagggtttggttGGGTTTCCATTTGGGAtgggcccagcacagggatcccagcagggtttggttGGGTTTCCATTTGGGATGAGCCCAGCACGGggctcccagcagggtttggttGGGTTTCCATTTGGGATGAGCCCAGCACGGGGttcccagcagggtttggttGGGTTTCCATTTGGGATGGGCCCAACACGGggctcccagcagggtttggttGGGTTTCCATTTGGGATGGGCCCAGCATGGGGCTCCCAGGAGCCCAGAACCTCACCCAggtggggacacagccctgccctgctgccacccccctggcacagggcaatC
This portion of the Serinus canaria isolate serCan28SL12 chromosome 25, serCan2020, whole genome shotgun sequence genome encodes:
- the LOC127060452 gene encoding collagen alpha-4(IV) chain-like, which gives rise to MGWDLRALPRASLAPLALLGTGTERQGRAGAREHPQGGLGHPKEGLGHPKEGLGHPKEDMERPQRRFGAPPGKFGAFWGRFGASQGRFGVSQGTSAAPQGMSGAPQGMSGAPQRGQSGVGAWAVPGGPSCPVCTMDPASPGVTLAPLPGGILGPFPSGRAPSSPPRPCRAVGPAPEPLPSPGSPIPTGDPPGMPKAPRSCPCPRPCPRPCPGVTGADPELQPEPSTPISLFPFPQKPSLHPKGSHQEQALSRGSGDRGDRPGDRGDRPGDRGDRGLGTAGTALGTAGTALGTEGTEAWGQRGLSPGDRGGPALGTEGTALGTEGTQPWLSWAWGSSGRGRRFCTKTKQKNQKHFKRKKKRNRNLGVAQGGGPEGGPEGGPGGVEGPPKLHPAGIYPEESTMHRFLGPFPPKMGQKGP